The following proteins are encoded in a genomic region of Gemmatimonadota bacterium:
- a CDS encoding M28 family peptidase, translating to MRTPPLRFRLLAVTVLLGCAPAAPASEEAPARTAPAPPARASAALAIDRDALLHHVQVLAADSMEGRALGTPGNARARRYLLEQFRSIGLEPFGGSFEQSFPVEGSGGSATGVNLVGRVEGSSGAGPVLVLTAHYDHLGVRDGRIFPGADDNASGTAALLVLAAWFAEHPPTHTMIFAALDGEEGGLRGARHFVEEPPVPIERIALNVNLDMVSHSDSLLFAAGTHHYPFLAPYVEEVAPVPPVVLRLGHDLPGTGSDDWTDASDHGPFHAAGIPFLYFGVEDHPVYHQPGDTYDSIVPGFFGPAVETIRRILVQLDPALPRILAARGGA from the coding sequence ATGCGAACCCCTCCGCTCCGCTTCCGCCTCCTCGCCGTCACCGTTCTGCTCGGGTGCGCCCCCGCGGCCCCGGCGTCCGAAGAGGCCCCGGCCCGCACGGCGCCCGCTCCGCCCGCGCGCGCGTCCGCGGCACTCGCCATCGATCGGGACGCGCTGCTGCACCACGTGCAGGTGCTGGCGGCCGACTCGATGGAGGGCCGGGCGCTCGGCACCCCCGGAAACGCGCGGGCCCGGCGTTACCTCCTGGAGCAGTTCCGTTCCATCGGGCTCGAGCCCTTCGGCGGCTCCTTCGAGCAGTCGTTTCCCGTCGAGGGGTCGGGTGGGTCCGCGACCGGGGTCAACCTCGTCGGCCGCGTGGAGGGTTCGTCCGGTGCAGGGCCCGTCCTCGTGCTGACCGCCCATTACGATCACCTCGGGGTGCGCGACGGACGGATCTTCCCCGGCGCGGACGACAACGCCTCCGGGACGGCGGCGCTCCTCGTCCTCGCCGCATGGTTCGCCGAGCACCCGCCCACGCACACCATGATCTTCGCGGCGCTGGACGGAGAGGAGGGCGGGCTGCGCGGGGCCCGCCACTTCGTGGAGGAGCCGCCCGTGCCGATCGAGCGGATTGCGCTCAACGTCAACCTCGACATGGTCAGCCACAGCGACAGCCTGCTGTTCGCGGCTGGGACGCACCACTATCCCTTCCTGGCACCGTACGTGGAGGAGGTCGCGCCCGTTCCTCCCGTGGTGCTGCGTCTGGGGCACGACCTGCCGGGCACCGGATCCGACGATTGGACGGATGCCTCCGACCACGGGCCGTTCCACGCCGCGGGGATCCCCTTCCTGTACTTCGGCGTGGAAGACCATCCCGTCTACCATCAGCCGGGCGACACCTACGACAGCATCGTTCCCGGCTTCTTCGGCCCCGCCGTGGAGACGATCCGCCGCATCCTCGTGCAGCTCGACCCGGCGTTGCCCCGGATCCTGGCGGCCCGCGGCGGCGCGTAG
- a CDS encoding FkbM family methyltransferase: MHVLRKLSWRARFLRDPAGFLADRWDHIQRPGLRSALLEEAAATPLRERWAMLGRGSDVAELRAWMLRRLRQDGQAPFFDLGDVRLYFHPEHVPRENEGPLEGALWMIDEALVDTPEFMEDATTARPGDVVLDLGGNLGTSALLLAERMAGRGRIVSFEPVFHALLRRNLEANAVDRVEVVPAAVGAARGTATFAVTDFGLDSRQIAHRHIHAHAEGEVRTDGEATARPRDQAPRTRASWPEAGRRLLDALALLLVEDWCALLMPALSV, encoded by the coding sequence ATGCACGTCTTGCGCAAGCTCTCCTGGCGCGCGCGCTTCCTCCGCGATCCCGCCGGCTTCCTCGCAGACCGCTGGGATCACATCCAGCGACCCGGCCTGCGCTCCGCGTTGCTCGAAGAGGCGGCGGCCACTCCCCTACGCGAGCGGTGGGCCATGCTCGGCCGCGGCAGCGACGTGGCGGAGTTGCGCGCCTGGATGCTGCGTCGGCTCCGGCAAGACGGGCAGGCACCCTTCTTCGACCTGGGCGACGTCCGCCTGTACTTCCACCCGGAGCACGTGCCGCGGGAGAACGAAGGTCCCTTGGAGGGTGCATTGTGGATGATCGACGAGGCGCTCGTGGATACGCCGGAGTTCATGGAGGACGCCACGACCGCCCGCCCGGGCGATGTCGTGCTCGATCTCGGCGGGAATCTGGGCACGTCGGCGTTGCTGCTGGCCGAGCGCATGGCGGGCCGCGGTCGCATCGTATCGTTCGAGCCCGTGTTCCACGCGCTGCTACGCCGGAACCTGGAAGCGAACGCCGTCGACAGGGTCGAGGTGGTGCCCGCAGCCGTCGGGGCTGCGCGAGGCACTGCCACCTTCGCCGTCACCGACTTCGGGCTCGACTCGCGGCAGATCGCCCACCGGCACATCCACGCACACGCCGAGGGCGAGGTCCGGACCGATGGGGAGGCGACGGCGCGCCCGAGGGACCAAGCGCCTCGCACACGGGCATCGTGGCCCGAGGCGGGCCGCCGCCTGCTCGATGCGCTGGCGCTGCTGCTGGTCGAGGACTGGTGCGCGCTGCTGATGCCTGCGTTGTCGGTGTAG
- a CDS encoding DUF2911 domain-containing protein, which produces MTASRTAALLLLVAGAAAPTALEAQNTDACWLSGDATPAAAAERPSPLGVVAIPMGDAEATLCYSRPSMRDRVIMGELVPFDTPWRLGANEATAIHLPFAATIGSVAVEPGTYALYAIPGREQWEFVVNRAWQRNGAPIDDAVRAEDVGSFTRNATRTESPVETFTIAWAAHGAGMGHLVLEWENTRVEVPIHKAGMGH; this is translated from the coding sequence ATGACCGCTTCCCGGACCGCCGCGCTGCTGCTCCTCGTCGCAGGGGCCGCCGCACCGACCGCCCTCGAGGCGCAGAACACCGATGCCTGCTGGCTGAGTGGGGACGCCACTCCTGCCGCCGCCGCCGAACGCCCGAGCCCGCTGGGCGTCGTGGCCATCCCCATGGGGGACGCCGAAGCGACCCTCTGCTACAGCCGGCCCTCCATGCGCGACCGCGTGATCATGGGCGAGCTCGTCCCCTTCGATACCCCCTGGCGCCTGGGCGCCAACGAGGCCACGGCCATCCATCTGCCCTTCGCCGCCACCATCGGCAGCGTCGCCGTGGAGCCCGGCACCTACGCGCTCTACGCGATCCCGGGGCGCGAGCAGTGGGAGTTCGTGGTCAATCGCGCGTGGCAGCGCAACGGCGCGCCGATCGACGACGCCGTGCGCGCCGAGGACGTGGGCAGCTTCACCCGCAACGCCACCCGCACCGAGTCGCCCGTGGAGACGTTCACCATCGCCTGGGCGGCCCACGGAGCCGGGATGGGACACCTGGTGCTCGAGTGGGAGAACACGCGCGTGGAGGTGCCCATCCACAAGGCCGGCATGGGGCACTGA
- a CDS encoding peptidyl-alpha-hydroxyglycine alpha-amidating lyase family protein — protein sequence MSRSRLPRSLRVACAAAVLAGCTSAAARDTTQEGAPPHLGNPITGEGLPNPAPTVVANWGQLPEGRTWGSTAGIDIDPLDGHIWAYERCGAGSFGEGAAVDCESNPVAPIFKFDRNTGEVLANFGADLMVTPHGIHVDSVGNVWVTDFAGNEAGTRGHQVFKFSPTGEVLLTLGTAGQPGSGPNQLNQPNDVITAPDGSIFVADGHNGQNANPPEGSTARILKYAADGTFLKEWGQIGARHGEFRTPHALAFDSQGRLFVADRGNHRIEIFDQEGNYLDSRYMYGRISGIFITEDDMLYAIDSESSPQNHPNWVNGVRVGHVDEDRIVAFIPPFERESRLYQGTAGEGVAVDADGNVYAAEGPNSLSWAGGAFTKYEARD from the coding sequence ATGTCCCGCTCTCGCCTGCCTCGATCCCTGCGGGTCGCCTGCGCTGCCGCCGTGCTGGCCGGCTGCACGTCGGCCGCCGCCCGTGACACGACCCAGGAGGGCGCTCCTCCCCATCTCGGCAACCCGATCACCGGTGAGGGGCTGCCCAACCCCGCACCGACCGTGGTCGCCAACTGGGGACAGCTCCCGGAAGGCCGCACCTGGGGCTCGACCGCCGGTATCGACATCGATCCGCTGGACGGGCACATCTGGGCCTACGAGCGCTGCGGTGCCGGGAGCTTCGGAGAGGGTGCGGCGGTGGACTGCGAGAGCAATCCCGTCGCGCCGATCTTCAAGTTCGACCGCAACACCGGGGAGGTGCTGGCCAACTTCGGCGCGGATCTGATGGTGACGCCGCACGGGATCCACGTGGACAGCGTGGGCAACGTGTGGGTGACGGACTTCGCCGGGAACGAGGCCGGCACGCGCGGCCACCAGGTCTTCAAGTTCAGTCCCACCGGCGAGGTGCTGCTGACGCTGGGGACCGCCGGGCAGCCCGGGAGCGGCCCCAACCAGCTCAACCAACCCAACGACGTCATCACCGCGCCGGACGGCAGCATCTTCGTGGCGGACGGACACAACGGTCAGAACGCCAATCCGCCCGAGGGCTCGACCGCCCGCATCCTCAAGTACGCCGCGGACGGAACGTTCCTGAAGGAATGGGGCCAGATCGGTGCGCGGCACGGGGAGTTCCGCACGCCGCACGCGCTCGCGTTCGATTCACAGGGCCGTCTGTTCGTGGCCGACCGCGGGAACCATCGGATCGAGATCTTCGATCAAGAGGGCAACTACCTCGATTCGCGCTACATGTATGGCCGCATCTCCGGCATCTTCATTACCGAGGACGACATGCTGTACGCGATCGACTCCGAGTCGAGTCCGCAGAACCATCCCAACTGGGTGAACGGGGTGCGCGTCGGCCACGTGGACGAAGACCGCATCGTGGCCTTCATCCCGCCCTTCGAGCGCGAGAGCCGTCTCTACCAGGGAACGGCCGGCGAGGGTGTGGCCGTCGACGCGGACGGCAACGTCTACGCCGCGGAGGGACCCAACTCGCTCTCGTGGGCCGGTGGCGCCTTCACGAAGTACGAAGCCCGCGACTGA
- a CDS encoding YceI family protein produces the protein MSKTLWALDPAHTQIEFAVKHMMFTTVRGRFSSFEGQVRLDQARPEDSSVEVTIDVESIDTGVAQRDQHLRSGDFFDVETFPQMRFRSTGVSGSLEADSALTLTGELTIRDVTREVVLEGTYDGSGTDPWGGTRSGFTAHAVIDRRDFGLTWNQTLEAGGVLVGTDVKISLQVQAVLQVEETATTS, from the coding sequence ATGAGCAAGACCCTGTGGGCGCTCGATCCGGCGCATACCCAGATCGAGTTCGCCGTGAAGCACATGATGTTCACGACCGTTCGTGGCCGCTTCTCATCCTTCGAGGGGCAGGTGCGGTTGGACCAGGCGCGACCCGAAGACTCGTCCGTCGAGGTGACCATCGACGTGGAGAGCATCGACACGGGCGTCGCGCAGCGCGACCAGCACCTGCGCTCCGGGGACTTCTTCGACGTGGAGACCTTCCCGCAGATGCGCTTCCGCTCCACGGGCGTGAGCGGATCCCTGGAGGCCGACAGCGCGCTCACGTTGACCGGCGAGCTCACGATCCGCGACGTGACCCGCGAGGTCGTGCTGGAGGGCACCTATGACGGCAGCGGCACGGATCCGTGGGGCGGTACGCGCAGTGGGTTCACCGCGCATGCGGTGATCGACCGGCGTGACTTCGGTCTCACCTGGAACCAGACCCTCGAGGCCGGTGGTGTGCTGGTGGGCACCGACGTGAAGATCTCGCTGCAGGTGCAGGCCGTCCTTCAGGTGGAGGAGACGGCCACCACGTCGTGA
- a CDS encoding peptide chain release factor 3 has product MNEPSPVSTSPASDPGGEARRSRAELAREVARRRTFAIISHPDAGKTTLTEKLLLYGGALHLAGSVKARRAARHATSDWMEMEKERGISITSSVLHFDYEGFRINLLDTPGHQDFSEDTYRALTAADSAIMLLDNRRGVETQTRKLFDVCRRRRLPIFTFVNKSDREGEDPFKLIDDVQSDLGIRCFAATWPVRQGGRLVGIADRRERLVHLYDRNEDHGGTRLEEHRYAWDDARLEELLGPAVLGPLQEELELLEAAGEAADPAEVAAGEATPVYFGSALTNVGVELLLSRFLAQAPPPVPRTSHGEPVDPVDAPFSGFVFKIQANMDPKHRDRVAFLRVCSGVFEAGVDATVTRSGQKIRLSEPQEFQARQRTHVATAVAGDVVGLHDRGSLRVGDTLATFDVEYTGVPRFSPEEFAQVRLEEPGRRKQLDTGLRHLAEEGAILLLYSDSLTGPIPLVGAVGRLQFEVLVDRLAREYGVDISLQPLPFQSARWVTGEPADLKRAAGLYGRRLVEDADGHPMLLFQNEYALGRVDPAEERITLHAVQPARVEKRRR; this is encoded by the coding sequence ATGAACGAGCCTTCCCCGGTCTCCACCTCGCCTGCCTCCGACCCGGGGGGCGAGGCGCGCCGCTCCCGTGCCGAGCTCGCGCGCGAGGTGGCGCGCCGCCGCACGTTCGCGATCATCAGCCATCCGGACGCGGGCAAGACCACGCTCACCGAGAAGCTCCTGCTCTACGGCGGCGCGCTCCACCTGGCGGGGTCGGTCAAGGCGCGGCGCGCGGCGCGGCACGCCACGTCGGACTGGATGGAGATGGAGAAGGAGCGCGGGATCTCGATCACGTCCTCCGTGCTGCACTTCGACTACGAGGGCTTCCGCATCAACCTGCTGGACACACCCGGCCACCAGGACTTCTCGGAAGACACGTACCGCGCGCTCACGGCGGCCGACAGCGCCATCATGCTGCTGGACAACCGCCGGGGCGTGGAGACACAGACCCGCAAGCTGTTCGACGTCTGCCGCCGACGTCGACTTCCGATCTTCACCTTCGTGAACAAGTCCGACCGCGAGGGCGAGGACCCGTTCAAGCTGATCGACGACGTGCAGTCGGATCTGGGCATCCGTTGCTTCGCGGCCACGTGGCCGGTGCGGCAGGGCGGTCGTCTGGTGGGGATCGCCGACCGTCGTGAGCGGCTCGTCCACCTCTACGACCGCAACGAGGACCACGGCGGCACGCGCCTGGAGGAGCACCGGTACGCCTGGGACGACGCCCGGCTCGAGGAGCTGCTGGGTCCCGCCGTGCTGGGTCCGCTGCAGGAGGAGTTGGAGCTGCTCGAGGCCGCCGGCGAGGCGGCCGACCCGGCGGAGGTCGCGGCGGGAGAGGCCACGCCGGTCTACTTCGGGAGCGCGCTGACGAACGTCGGCGTGGAACTCCTGCTCTCCCGCTTCCTGGCGCAGGCGCCGCCTCCGGTGCCGCGCACGAGCCACGGCGAGCCCGTCGATCCGGTCGACGCACCGTTCTCCGGATTCGTGTTCAAGATCCAGGCGAACATGGACCCCAAGCACCGGGATCGGGTGGCGTTCCTGCGGGTGTGCTCCGGCGTGTTCGAGGCGGGCGTGGACGCCACCGTGACACGGAGCGGTCAGAAGATCCGCCTGAGCGAACCCCAGGAGTTCCAGGCCCGGCAACGCACGCACGTCGCCACGGCGGTCGCGGGGGACGTCGTGGGCCTGCACGACCGCGGCAGCCTGCGCGTCGGGGACACGCTGGCCACCTTCGACGTCGAGTACACCGGCGTCCCGCGCTTCTCCCCCGAGGAGTTCGCGCAGGTGCGCCTGGAGGAGCCGGGCCGCCGCAAGCAGCTGGACACCGGCCTGCGCCACCTGGCCGAAGAGGGCGCGATCCTGCTGCTCTACTCGGACTCGCTCACGGGCCCGATCCCGCTGGTGGGTGCGGTGGGGCGGCTGCAGTTCGAGGTGCTCGTGGACCGGCTGGCGCGCGAATACGGCGTGGACATCTCGCTGCAGCCGCTCCCCTTCCAGAGCGCGCGCTGGGTGACGGGGGAGCCGGCGGATCTCAAGCGTGCGGCGGGCCTGTACGGGCGCCGTCTGGTCGAGGACGCGGACGGCCACCCCATGCTGCTCTTCCAGAACGAATACGCGCTCGGTCGGGTCGATCCCGCCGAGGAGCGCATCACCTTGCACGCGGTGCAGCCGGCCCGGGTGGAGAAGCGGCGGCGCTGA
- a CDS encoding TM0106 family RecB-like putative nuclease has translation MRLDDDRLGFSPTDLAAFAACPQRTLLDRLAARGEVERVRYEDPRLDLLKQKGLEHEDVVLQALAAEGKRVQRFEGLTREERTPDGYRRRAAETLRAMQDGYDVIYQATLHEGPWLGFVDFLLRVETPGALGDWSYEVADAKLAREAKATAVLQVCVYSRLLERVQGTRPEQIHLFLGGPDPRRESFRLAHYAAYTRSLDERFLLHLEAAPAVPPVAPEPVELCRICDWRARCQAERREVDHLALVAGIRRDHRRALVENGVTTLAALAELPAEPVPEGLRGTGFERIRAQARVQLQGRQRNQPVHEILPPEETGEGRSVGLAALPAPSPHDWFFDLEGADYAFTHGIEYLFGVSDTDDRYKGEWALTPEAEKAALLHFLERALAHVEAHPDAHIYHFGHYEPTALKRLVGRYGVGTDALDALLRREAFVDLHRIVRQSVRASVERYSLKPLEAFYGFERSVPLAEANPARMRLEYGLALGESGEPIAADRPIVEGYNRDDCVSTRALRDWLEGLRTEWESRHGAALPRPVVQEKEDKPDDRAQQVREHMEALLAGVPDDPDAQTPDQRVRWLLAHVLEWHRREDKSAWWEYFHLRTLSDEELIEESRPLAGLEYVGVMAEVDRSLIHRYSFPEQEHRIEEHKPAVDAHTETRTMRTVVAVDEISRTIDLRIGKPTKSRSVDVQAIRALLPNDIVPADAQRDRLLATAAHLRSGPPALEAWSPASLPLLQAQPPRFEGGRSLPEILPGANTLDRARAAVLALEPGVLPVQGPPGTGKTYTGARMIRALLRAGRRVGVTGPSHKVITNLLDEVCKADADDAATPIEGLQVSKEACTDPRLAAVGGAGDARKAIAARAEAGEPPFNLVAGTAWLWSASGFERAVDVLFIDEAGQFSLANALAVAPAATRLVLLGDPQQLNQPQKGIHPPGTEVSVLEHLAGVDGIVAEQQGLFLGETWRMRPEITAFTSELFYESKLRARADLQEQRVVLADGSEWGGLEVVETPHTGNSRESAEEAEVIAARFERLLRPAGVFIDRQGTQRALTQEDVLVVAPYNAQVARIRERLAAAGFPEARVGTVDKFQGQEAPVAFYSLASSSAEDAPRGMDFLYALDRLNVATSRARCLTVVVASPALFRAECRRPSQMRMVNAFVRFVEMAERR, from the coding sequence ATGCGACTCGACGACGACCGGCTCGGCTTCTCCCCCACCGACCTCGCCGCCTTCGCCGCCTGCCCGCAGCGCACGCTCCTGGACCGGCTCGCGGCCCGGGGCGAGGTGGAGCGCGTGCGCTACGAGGATCCCCGTCTCGACCTCCTCAAGCAGAAGGGGTTGGAGCACGAAGACGTGGTGCTGCAGGCCCTGGCGGCCGAGGGGAAGCGGGTGCAGCGCTTCGAGGGGCTGACCCGCGAGGAGCGGACCCCCGACGGCTACCGGCGGCGCGCGGCCGAGACGCTTCGTGCGATGCAGGACGGCTACGACGTCATCTACCAGGCCACGCTGCACGAAGGCCCCTGGCTCGGGTTCGTGGACTTCCTCCTGCGCGTGGAGACGCCCGGCGCGCTGGGAGACTGGTCCTACGAAGTGGCGGACGCGAAGCTGGCCCGCGAGGCCAAGGCGACCGCCGTGCTGCAGGTGTGCGTCTACTCGCGGTTGCTCGAACGCGTGCAGGGCACACGGCCCGAGCAGATCCACCTCTTCCTGGGCGGTCCGGATCCGCGGCGGGAGTCGTTCCGCCTGGCCCACTACGCCGCCTACACGCGCAGCCTCGACGAGCGCTTCCTGCTGCACCTCGAGGCCGCGCCCGCCGTGCCGCCCGTGGCGCCGGAGCCGGTGGAGCTCTGTCGGATCTGCGACTGGCGTGCGCGCTGTCAGGCGGAGCGCAGGGAGGTCGACCATCTGGCGCTCGTGGCGGGGATCCGGCGCGATCATCGTCGAGCCCTGGTCGAGAACGGTGTGACCACGCTGGCCGCGCTCGCGGAGCTGCCCGCGGAACCGGTGCCGGAAGGGCTGCGCGGGACCGGCTTCGAGCGCATCCGGGCGCAGGCGCGGGTCCAGCTGCAGGGCCGGCAGCGGAACCAGCCCGTCCACGAGATCCTTCCGCCGGAGGAGACCGGGGAGGGGAGGTCCGTGGGACTCGCCGCGTTGCCCGCTCCCTCTCCCCACGACTGGTTCTTCGATCTGGAGGGGGCCGACTACGCGTTCACCCACGGAATCGAGTACCTGTTCGGTGTCTCCGACACGGACGATCGCTACAAGGGGGAGTGGGCGCTCACGCCGGAGGCGGAGAAGGCTGCATTGCTCCACTTCCTCGAGCGCGCGCTGGCCCACGTCGAGGCCCACCCCGATGCGCACATCTACCACTTCGGCCACTACGAGCCCACGGCGCTGAAGCGCCTGGTGGGCCGCTACGGCGTGGGCACCGACGCGCTGGATGCGCTCCTCCGGAGGGAGGCGTTCGTGGACCTGCACCGGATCGTGCGGCAGTCCGTGCGGGCCTCCGTGGAGCGCTACTCCCTGAAGCCGCTGGAGGCGTTCTACGGGTTCGAGCGCAGCGTGCCGCTCGCCGAGGCCAATCCCGCCCGGATGCGTCTGGAGTACGGGTTGGCCCTGGGGGAGAGCGGCGAGCCGATCGCAGCGGACCGCCCGATCGTCGAGGGCTACAACCGGGACGATTGTGTCTCCACGCGCGCGCTGCGTGACTGGTTGGAGGGCCTGCGGACGGAGTGGGAGAGCAGACACGGCGCCGCGCTGCCCCGCCCGGTCGTGCAGGAGAAGGAGGACAAGCCAGACGACCGCGCGCAGCAGGTACGCGAGCACATGGAGGCGCTGCTCGCAGGCGTGCCCGACGACCCGGACGCGCAGACGCCCGACCAGCGCGTGCGCTGGCTGCTGGCGCACGTGCTGGAGTGGCACCGTCGCGAGGACAAGAGCGCCTGGTGGGAGTACTTCCACCTGCGCACGCTCTCGGATGAGGAGCTCATCGAGGAGAGCCGGCCGCTGGCCGGGCTGGAGTACGTGGGGGTGATGGCAGAGGTGGACCGCTCGCTGATCCATCGGTACTCGTTTCCCGAGCAGGAGCACCGGATCGAGGAGCACAAGCCGGCGGTCGACGCGCACACCGAGACGCGGACCATGCGCACGGTCGTCGCGGTCGACGAGATAAGCCGCACGATCGATCTGCGGATCGGCAAGCCGACGAAGAGCCGGTCCGTGGATGTCCAGGCCATACGGGCCCTGCTTCCCAACGACATCGTCCCGGCGGACGCGCAGCGCGACCGCCTCCTCGCCACCGCCGCGCACCTGCGCTCGGGTCCACCCGCGCTGGAGGCGTGGAGCCCGGCCTCGCTTCCGCTCCTGCAGGCGCAGCCGCCGAGGTTCGAGGGCGGACGCTCCCTGCCGGAGATCCTCCCGGGTGCCAACACCCTGGATCGGGCACGCGCCGCAGTGCTGGCGCTGGAGCCTGGTGTGCTGCCGGTGCAGGGCCCCCCCGGCACGGGGAAGACCTACACCGGCGCGCGGATGATCCGCGCGCTGCTGCGTGCGGGTCGGCGCGTGGGAGTGACGGGCCCGAGCCACAAGGTGATCACGAACCTGCTGGACGAGGTGTGCAAGGCGGACGCGGACGACGCCGCGACGCCGATCGAGGGACTCCAGGTGAGCAAGGAGGCGTGCACGGACCCGCGGCTGGCGGCCGTGGGGGGAGCGGGCGACGCCCGCAAGGCCATCGCCGCCCGCGCGGAAGCCGGCGAGCCGCCGTTCAACCTCGTCGCGGGGACCGCCTGGCTCTGGTCCGCGAGCGGATTCGAACGCGCCGTCGATGTCCTGTTCATCGACGAGGCCGGGCAGTTCTCCCTGGCCAACGCGCTCGCCGTGGCACCGGCGGCCACGCGGCTCGTCCTGCTCGGCGATCCCCAGCAGCTCAACCAGCCCCAGAAGGGCATCCACCCTCCCGGTACGGAGGTCTCCGTCCTCGAGCACCTGGCCGGCGTCGACGGCATCGTCGCCGAGCAGCAGGGGCTTTTCCTGGGGGAGACCTGGCGCATGCGGCCGGAGATCACGGCGTTCACGTCCGAGCTGTTCTACGAGAGCAAGCTGCGCGCACGAGCCGATCTCCAGGAGCAGCGCGTCGTGCTAGCGGACGGAAGCGAATGGGGCGGGCTGGAAGTGGTCGAGACCCCGCACACCGGAAACAGCCGCGAATCCGCCGAGGAGGCGGAGGTGATCGCAGCCCGGTTCGAGCGGCTGCTGCGACCGGCGGGCGTGTTCATCGACCGGCAGGGCACGCAGCGGGCGCTGACGCAGGAGGACGTGCTGGTGGTCGCGCCGTACAACGCGCAGGTGGCGCGCATCCGGGAGCGGCTGGCCGCGGCCGGATTCCCGGAGGCGCGGGTGGGCACGGTGGACAAGTTCCAGGGGCAGGAGGCCCCGGTGGCCTTCTATTCCCTCGCCAGCTCGAGCGCGGAGGACGCGCCGCGCGGGATGGACTTCCTGTACGCGCTGGACCGGCTCAATGTGGCCACATCCCGGGCGCGCTGCCTCACGGTGGTGGTGGCCTCTCCGGCGCTGTTCCGGGCGGAATGCCGCCGACCCTCACAGATGCGCATGGTCAACGCCTTCGTGCGTTTCGTGGAGATGGCGGAGCGGCGCTAG